In the genome of Caldisericia bacterium, one region contains:
- a CDS encoding metal-dependent transcriptional regulator: MEEIKEEILEFLFRKKEEKISLAELKKEFSSLNIEDIINSLILEKKIILKDGFILLTKEGSIEGESIKNKHEFVEDFLKNIGVPEGFAHEKACELEHYVKEDEYKNLIPLSLIKEGEEVEVIIIRGGKGFIQRLCDLGLTPHTKIKVIRKALFGPIEISVRGYNLALGKGVVNRIWVKKN, from the coding sequence ATGGAAGAGATTAAAGAAGAGATTTTAGAATTTTTATTTAGAAAAAAAGAAGAAAAGATTTCTTTAGCTGAACTAAAAAAAGAATTTAGTTCATTAAATATTGAAGATATTATTAATTCTTTAATTTTAGAAAAAAAGATTATTTTAAAAGATGGTTTTATATTATTAACTAAAGAGGGCTCAATTGAAGGTGAAAGTATAAAAAATAAACATGAATTTGTTGAAGATTTTTTAAAAAATATTGGTGTTCCTGAAGGTTTCGCTCATGAAAAAGCATGTGAATTAGAACACTATGTTAAAGAAGATGAATACAAAAATTTAATACCACTGTCTTTAATAAAAGAAGGAGAAGAGGTTGAAGTTATAATAATAAGAGGTGGAAAAGGGTTTATTCAAAGATTGTGTGATTTAGGTCTTACTCCTCATACAAAAATAAAAGTTATAAGAAAAGCACTATTTGGTCCAATTGAAATATCTGTAAGAGGTTATAACCTTGCTCTTGGAAAAGGAGTTGTAAATAGAATATGGGTGAAAAAGAACTAA